From a single Lentisphaera profundi genomic region:
- a CDS encoding family 16 glycosylhydrolase produces MIKQLSMFISLFMVSLTISCQKMNDVEETISPKIKSNNDWVFLEQVSDEFNEEHLDTEKWDFPQTWSTDWLWGDVSKGNVQLDKGLLKLKMEYLDTEEKKKHEMLGAYSWKTKFHSMPKMMFTTVSDEQYSGKKSLRISLQRQTQRALGELKQRIYLNPGVYNLSFRVKNPSKWISNKVILQGAGGGDKPHVLISEKIAHNPEWVEMSFSNLEVSADSNILELRFFGEGSGGDRIYLDDIKFNAVGSSENLIKNPGFEELGERQTHYRSGGIVSKHEYPGTTYVEARIKGASLHMGVCPAFWGSAGTLKEHREIDYVEMQQVPNVKENEYVFFMGWSETFYKEKPRYFPPALDRVSVDVGTDVRDGFHVYGSLITEKMAYFYFDGKLVGTSDVVDGKAYHSHNYHMFLSLGLRPPYRRTKNNKDPKITGEGFPTEMHVDYVRVWENKGMTHEGQEAPKLSPSNDALVKVRGH; encoded by the coding sequence ATGATTAAGCAATTGTCCATGTTTATAAGTTTATTTATGGTTAGTTTAACCATAAGCTGTCAGAAAATGAATGATGTCGAAGAAACAATAAGTCCAAAGATTAAATCTAATAATGACTGGGTCTTTTTAGAGCAGGTTTCGGATGAGTTTAATGAAGAACACTTAGATACTGAAAAATGGGATTTTCCTCAAACATGGTCGACAGATTGGCTATGGGGAGATGTTTCTAAAGGTAATGTCCAATTGGATAAGGGGCTTTTGAAATTAAAAATGGAGTACCTAGATACCGAAGAAAAAAAGAAGCATGAAATGCTCGGGGCATATTCATGGAAAACAAAATTTCATTCGATGCCAAAAATGATGTTTACGACTGTTTCAGATGAACAATATAGCGGTAAAAAAAGCCTTCGAATTTCTTTACAAAGACAAACACAAAGGGCTTTAGGCGAATTAAAGCAAAGAATTTATTTAAATCCCGGCGTATATAATTTATCATTTCGGGTTAAAAATCCAAGTAAATGGATAAGCAATAAAGTAATTCTCCAAGGGGCAGGGGGAGGTGATAAGCCCCATGTTCTTATATCGGAAAAAATTGCTCATAACCCTGAATGGGTGGAGATGAGTTTTAGTAATCTTGAAGTAAGTGCAGATTCAAATATTCTTGAACTTCGATTCTTTGGAGAAGGAAGTGGCGGAGATCGAATTTATCTAGATGATATTAAATTTAACGCAGTGGGCAGTTCTGAGAATTTAATTAAAAACCCGGGATTTGAAGAACTGGGGGAGCGCCAAACTCATTACCGTTCTGGAGGTATAGTCTCCAAACATGAGTACCCAGGAACGACCTATGTTGAAGCGAGAATTAAAGGAGCCAGCTTGCATATGGGCGTTTGTCCTGCTTTTTGGGGTAGCGCTGGAACTTTAAAAGAACATAGAGAAATTGATTATGTAGAAATGCAACAAGTACCAAACGTCAAAGAAAATGAGTATGTTTTCTTTATGGGGTGGTCTGAAACTTTTTACAAAGAAAAACCTAGATATTTCCCACCTGCTTTAGATCGTGTTTCTGTTGATGTAGGAACCGATGTGCGAGATGGCTTTCATGTATACGGTTCTCTTATTACAGAGAAAATGGCCTATTTCTATTTTGATGGCAAACTCGTGGGAACTTCAGATGTAGTCGATGGTAAGGCTTATCATTCACATAACTACCATATGTTTCTTTCCTTGGGTCTAAGGCCTCCCTATAGAAGAACAAAAAACAATAAAGATCCCAAAATAACTGGAGAGGGTTTCCCTACAGAAATGCATGTTGATTATGTGCGCGTTTGGGAAAACAAAGGGATGACTCATGAAGGACAAGAGGCCCCAAAATTAAGTCCTAGTAACGATGCTTTAGTAAAAGTGAGAGGTCATTAA
- a CDS encoding glycoside hydrolase family protein, giving the protein MNSFQFPYYFLISLLYGTVVMAIESTPAEDSLKINYQNLPVEVQSKFYAQKTSSHVLVDPDYYIWGMAVIKWNDGKYHSYYSRWPKKYGFSGWMTHCEIAHAVADKPEGPFDYVNTVIEGKNVKGWDINNAHNPAICVVDGKIALYYISNDLRNIHKAEGGSVYPTDQWLKANRRHVRNSQRIGVALSDSPSGPFLRSKEPVVTPHGNFKNIAVNPAVTYVEDKYVMVMKGDDVKKDGWFRIQLVGHSRKAQGPFVFQEKPVYSEAQTEDAGVWYDKKRKRYFMACHVMGKPDLRLFSSKDSYSWQPAKQALFSKKEFHLSNNKTWQPSRFERPFILTNNMGTPIAVYIAVFDKEWNISGNIAVLIDNN; this is encoded by the coding sequence ATGAATAGTTTTCAGTTCCCTTATTATTTTTTGATCAGCTTACTTTATGGTACCGTCGTCATGGCTATTGAGAGTACACCAGCGGAGGACTCGTTAAAAATTAATTATCAAAACCTACCAGTGGAAGTACAAAGTAAGTTTTATGCTCAAAAAACCAGTTCTCATGTTTTAGTCGACCCTGATTATTATATATGGGGCATGGCAGTCATTAAATGGAATGATGGGAAGTACCATAGTTATTACTCACGTTGGCCTAAAAAATATGGTTTTAGTGGCTGGATGACTCATTGTGAAATCGCGCATGCCGTTGCCGACAAACCCGAAGGTCCCTTTGACTATGTAAATACTGTTATAGAAGGGAAAAATGTAAAAGGCTGGGATATTAATAATGCTCATAATCCAGCCATCTGTGTCGTTGATGGAAAAATAGCTCTTTATTATATTTCAAATGACTTGCGAAATATACATAAAGCAGAAGGAGGTAGTGTTTATCCGACGGATCAATGGCTCAAGGCTAATCGTCGTCATGTAAGGAATTCACAACGTATAGGTGTAGCCCTATCAGACTCTCCATCAGGCCCGTTCCTAAGATCAAAAGAACCCGTTGTTACACCTCACGGTAACTTTAAGAATATTGCCGTTAACCCAGCTGTTACCTACGTTGAAGACAAATACGTTATGGTAATGAAAGGTGATGATGTAAAGAAGGATGGCTGGTTTAGAATTCAGTTAGTGGGTCACTCAAGAAAAGCGCAAGGACCCTTTGTATTTCAGGAAAAGCCTGTTTATAGCGAAGCACAAACAGAAGATGCTGGTGTATGGTACGACAAAAAGCGAAAACGTTACTTTATGGCTTGTCATGTTATGGGAAAACCTGACCTGAGGCTCTTTTCATCTAAAGATAGTTATTCGTGGCAACCTGCTAAGCAAGCTTTATTTTCTAAAAAAGAGTTCCATTTAAGTAATAATAAAACTTGGCAGCCCAGTCGTTTTGAGCGACCTTTTATTTTAACGAACAATATGGGAACGCCAATTGCCGTTTACATAGCTGTTTTTGACAAGGAGTGGAATATAAGTGGGAATATAGCGGTATTAATTGATAATAACTAA
- a CDS encoding RNA polymerase sigma factor translates to MSEDWNTRESIIKRIQVGTDDEAWEEFEACYRPFIYFLLKQVNVDFSERDDVVQEILLNLHKNIRKYIKQKSRFRTWLGTVIRNTAKNHIIKRSRYDKNLNKYHESLNVFESYSNAEIDDLIENQWKQYLVDCAMERMRNIFADKALKCFEMTLNNRSVEEIAEELDVKKDTVYIIRNRIKARMLVEIRQLTDELEF, encoded by the coding sequence ATGAGTGAAGACTGGAATACCAGAGAGTCTATTATTAAAAGGATCCAGGTAGGCACAGATGATGAGGCCTGGGAAGAATTTGAAGCTTGTTACCGTCCGTTTATTTATTTTCTACTCAAGCAAGTGAATGTAGACTTTAGTGAGCGGGATGATGTGGTACAAGAAATTCTGCTGAACTTGCATAAGAATATACGTAAATATATTAAGCAAAAGTCACGATTTAGAACCTGGCTCGGCACTGTGATTCGAAATACAGCTAAAAACCACATTATTAAACGGAGCCGTTATGATAAAAACCTCAACAAGTATCATGAATCATTGAACGTATTTGAAAGCTATAGCAATGCAGAGATTGATGACCTTATAGAAAATCAATGGAAACAGTATTTAGTGGATTGCGCCATGGAGCGGATGCGTAATATTTTTGCTGATAAGGCCCTTAAATGTTTTGAAATGACATTGAACAATAGATCGGTAGAAGAGATCGCTGAAGAGCTAGATGTTAAAAAAGACACGGTTTATATAATTCGCAATAGAATTAAAGCACGAATGTTAGTTGAAATACGGCAACTGACTGATGAGTTGGAATTTTAA
- a CDS encoding serine/threonine protein kinase yields MANALNSEEKKNLYDLAVSSSHENDPKESKFLLFEEERSRYCHREIIGSGMMKQISRVYDNYTCRDVAMAHVNEHFMGNTLDSFLHEARLVAHLDHPNIVTIYDIGHDSEQGPYFTMDLKLGTSLDLLLAKFKVESGALVPSQKLNMLEVFLKICDAVSYAHSHDIIHLDLKPGNIQVGDHGEVIVFDWGLAKVLKKLELSDVADEKYNENLVINQKNANSISGTPGYMAPEQFLLKEPKTKQTDIYALGVILYEILTLKPPISGSSLKTISQKTIDGTIIVPPSKEFEISDSLEAIIMKAVQRQPTKRFASVDELIDDLRKYKRGYTTSAEKSGFFKELKRFVLRNTAICLVVVLSFITIAITTSLYISHLAESRQTENRARLNAELARSETEKTLRLLREEIASREFMRDRYLDDLSSQYKVFGTTNYKVSLRHTLNKELMANRYALEKKPDNNDLFRARGHLMFIRQSYLEAKQALSHFHKDFYLYKVIQAAFPSGSIPKKSLNVPINDFIAILRQIRLQTNGRIPPAVLNRTLMYDLEVRKDRTGYEQVVKELLKSFNPNWGDKGVEYNSQTKVLKLSGPKLNVLYYDKGRGESFSLLRGLEIKKIILSHVSIIDESQILKLINENPTFKELELFTSQYSAAVLSIFKSRIKVTVKPEIQ; encoded by the coding sequence ATGGCTAATGCCTTAAATTCAGAAGAGAAAAAAAACTTATACGATTTAGCGGTTTCTTCTAGTCATGAAAACGACCCTAAAGAATCGAAATTTCTCTTGTTTGAAGAAGAGCGTAGTCGTTATTGCCATCGTGAGATAATTGGCTCAGGAATGATGAAGCAAATTTCTCGTGTGTATGATAATTATACATGTCGTGATGTTGCTATGGCTCATGTTAATGAGCATTTCATGGGAAATACATTAGATTCATTTTTGCATGAAGCTCGTTTGGTGGCTCATTTAGATCATCCAAATATCGTCACAATATATGATATTGGCCATGATTCAGAACAAGGACCATATTTCACCATGGATTTGAAATTAGGTACTTCACTCGATCTCTTACTGGCGAAATTCAAGGTAGAATCAGGGGCTCTAGTACCTAGTCAAAAATTAAATATGCTGGAAGTTTTTCTTAAAATATGTGATGCGGTTTCATATGCACATTCACATGATATCATTCACCTTGATCTAAAACCTGGAAATATTCAGGTGGGCGATCATGGTGAAGTCATTGTTTTTGATTGGGGGTTAGCCAAAGTACTCAAGAAACTTGAATTAAGCGATGTTGCAGATGAGAAGTATAATGAAAACCTTGTGATAAACCAGAAGAATGCCAACTCTATCAGTGGCACTCCAGGTTATATGGCACCAGAGCAATTCCTTCTAAAGGAGCCCAAAACAAAACAAACAGATATATATGCATTGGGTGTAATCCTCTATGAAATTTTGACTTTAAAGCCACCAATCTCAGGTTCATCTCTCAAAACAATATCGCAAAAAACAATTGATGGTACTATTATTGTCCCCCCCTCTAAGGAATTTGAAATATCGGACTCCCTTGAAGCGATCATCATGAAAGCAGTGCAAAGACAACCAACTAAACGGTTTGCCTCAGTAGATGAGCTTATCGATGACCTTCGCAAGTATAAACGTGGCTACACAACGTCTGCGGAAAAGTCAGGATTTTTCAAGGAACTTAAGCGTTTTGTCTTGAGAAATACAGCCATATGCTTAGTCGTTGTGCTAAGTTTCATAACTATTGCGATTACGACCTCGCTCTATATATCGCATTTGGCAGAGAGCAGGCAAACTGAAAACCGTGCACGGCTGAACGCGGAACTAGCCCGTTCAGAAACTGAAAAAACCTTGCGTTTATTACGAGAAGAAATTGCGAGCCGAGAATTCATGCGAGATAGGTACTTAGATGACTTAAGCTCCCAATACAAGGTTTTTGGAACAACCAATTATAAGGTTTCTTTAAGACACACGCTAAATAAAGAATTAATGGCAAACAGATATGCTCTAGAAAAAAAACCTGATAATAATGATCTTTTCAGAGCTCGGGGTCACCTCATGTTTATTCGGCAAAGTTATCTTGAAGCAAAACAGGCTCTAAGTCATTTTCATAAAGATTTCTACTTATACAAAGTCATTCAAGCTGCTTTCCCGTCAGGCTCTATTCCCAAAAAAAGTTTAAATGTTCCCATCAATGATTTTATCGCAATTCTTCGACAAATAAGACTCCAGACTAATGGCCGTATACCTCCCGCAGTGCTCAATAGAACGCTTATGTACGACCTAGAAGTACGCAAAGACCGAACAGGCTACGAGCAAGTAGTGAAAGAGTTACTTAAATCATTTAACCCCAATTGGGGTGATAAAGGTGTTGAGTATAATAGCCAAACAAAAGTATTAAAACTTTCAGGCCCCAAATTAAATGTTCTTTATTATGATAAAGGACGAGGTGAATCATTTTCACTCTTAAGAGGACTGGAAATAAAAAAAATAATTTTAAGTCACGTATCAATAATTGATGAATCACAAATCCTTAAGCTTATAAATGAAAATCCAACATTTAAAGAGTTAGAGCTTTTTACCTCTCAATATTCAGCGGCAGTGTTATCAATTTTTAAAAGTAGAATAAAAGTTACCGTGAAACCTGAAATTCAATAA